A part of Dreissena polymorpha isolate Duluth1 chromosome 13, UMN_Dpol_1.0, whole genome shotgun sequence genomic DNA contains:
- the LOC127855311 gene encoding CD109 antigen-like produces MPMLFLITWLLHSVCPGNAVDNYYKNNGTHWIVLPDRIIPGKSLPITFNFYNTSADVVVKVDLLEYDHNSILSLRHTFVKGEGGLLQISVPPVLRHGGSYKLLVNGLSGVYFQQHASLTVDKGYIPKRFAVHIQLDKAIYKPGQTINFRTFGVYSDMTVFSGYFDVDIYDSKDNHMKKMTNVSSGAYGVVEDLMIMDDEPLLGTWRIESKARRHDYENNTYSDETTSKSFNVDKYVLPKFDVKVNLPSYVVTTDKDMQGSIEAKYTYGKAVIGTVVVRADVNYIGAPWKYVGDEVMVETKLDINGDAKFTIPFDQLLNEVDPNTYMPLVEKLAGYMLTVTVSVTESLNNITRNATEQVKFYKEPFRVSFDRVTSPTFFKPGLPYIGHISLTQADGRPVISNVTNVLVKSYVKFYDTQHGKYRAQTLPDVHYAPPPTGVLEVTVNPPENAYSLHIQVEYKGLTDTYDMNKPSWLIEKGNIQLSQSNSSMIGERVDFKLLSADPMDKIFFTVINNNHVVQSGILNCSGSRTENIVFKVTDEMKPYSKLIVYYFTTSGWNADSIYFVATTSADVFTNKVAISFDRNTAEPAENVTLQISTDPRSMVNILAVDQSVMLMATGNDVTQKNVITSLRPDDHPSSNANEMHDPQQIMKTSGIQVLSDVIGFSWAQPLYKRQVDCGPQTTYAPLQYPTWVPGMLPTPAPGLTYPPRTFLPLTTIAGSTYAHAFYPTFIPGPMAGVDNGGSPTGSGGSGGAPLQQVTHTRDFFPETWLWTSVVSDQTGTATVSATVPDTITSWYATAFSINKQTGLGITDGPTKFTTFRPFFINLNLPYSVIRGEQVVLQANVFNYMGQDINVVVTLDKSSDFDVVQNKSGHLSYNSVDVVKQVTIKVGEAASVFVPIIPRIVGMAEISVKAQSTLSADGVKRQLRVEAEGKKMHFNVPVLLSKLNPTDVQLAFPENIVPDSQKIQVSAIGDIMGPTLKNLKSLLRLPTGCGEQTMTSLAPDVFVYKYLNTSGQLTPDVAEMALHYIQQGYQRELTFQRIDSSFSIWGKNDNMGSMWLTAFVLKSFAQASPYIYVSDAVIANAARWMTSYQSSDGSFPVVGSVHSTQLQGGGTSVYSLTAFVLIALVESERILKNDYRITNSAARARAYLEQHLDNPMNVQNMAIMNDTYDLAIAAYALAMAGSSKSFFAYTRLNLRATLTNDGMKYWKLPGPQNTYNYWETFYAKESPLSVEATSYVLLYLVQTRQLSEGMPVMKWLVSQRNSLGGFTSTQDTVLGLQALSEFAFITSSNLDLSIDVAAHNFHKKLHVTKNDAMVLKLLDIPFSAISTFRPHGSQTTPANYEPPSVSLEAHGNGTALVQVSVSFNVETEPSQPAFNLTAEVVQDSLHSIVVKTCARYLYAYYHGPGMAVVEIDVPTGFEADLESRFSDISLSRKSEIKDQKTVVLYYDEINPNIETCSFVEMIRSDLVANVKPSSVRVYDYYEPERFKALTFYQSSILRDSSFCDICANCGC; encoded by the exons ATGCCGATGCTGTTTCTGATCACGTGGTTGCTCCACTCAGTTTGTCCGGGTAATGCCGTCGACAATTACTACAAAAACAATGG GACGCACTGGATTGTGTTGCCGGACAGAATCATACCAGGCAAATCTTTGCCCATCACATTCAACTTTTACAACACCAGTGCTGACGTTGTCGTCAAAGTTGACCTCTTGGAGTATGACCACAACAGTATTTTGTCTCTAAGACATACTTTTGTGAAAG GAGAGGGTGGTCTGCTGCAAATTTCG GTCCCACCGGTGCTTCGACATGGCGGCAGTTATAAGCTTCTAGTAAATGGCCTAAGCGGAGTCTACTTCCAGCAACATGCTTCTCTCACAGTTGACAAAGGCTACATTCCGAAGCGCTTCGCCGTTCACATTCAACTTGACAAGGCGATCTATAAGCCAGGACAAACAA TAAATTTTCGAACATTTGGTGTCTACTCAGACATGACCGTGTTCAGTGGATACTTCGACGTCGATATTTAC GACTCCAAAGACAATCACATGAAAAAGATGACAAACGTTTCCTCGGGCGCCTACGGAGTTGTAGAGGACCTGATGATCATGGATGATGAACCCCTTCTCGGCACGTGGCGTATTGAGTCCAAGGCCCGACGCCATGACTACGAAAACAATACCTATAGTGATGAG ACTACGAGCAAAAGTTTTAACGTGGATAAATATG TCCTGCCCAAGTTTGACGTCAAAGTGAATCTGCCATCTTACGTTGTAACCACTGACAAAGATATGCAGGGAAGCATTGAAGCCAA GTACACCTACGGTAAGGCTGTGATAGGCACGGTGGTAGTCCGGGCTGACGTAAACTATATCGGAGCCCCTTGGAAGTACGTGGGAGATGAAGTGATGGTGGAAACCAAGCTTGAT ATTAACGGAGATGCAAAGTTCACCATACCGTTCGATCAGCTCCTGAACGAAGTCGATCCAAACACGTACATGCCTTTGGTAGAGAAGTTAGCTGGCTACATGTTGACAGTTACCGTGAGCGTCACAGAGAGTCTGAACAACATCACGCGAAATGCAACAGAACAG GTTAAATTCTACAAGGAGCCATTCAGAGTCTCCTTTGACCGTGTAACCAGCCCTACATTTTTCAAACCTGGATTGCCATACATCGGTCAC ATCTCATTGACACAAGCTGATGGTCGGCCAGTTATATCCAATGTAACTAACGTGCTTGTAAAGAGTTATGTCAAATTTTACGACACTCAGCACGGAAAATACAGAGCACAGACACTTCCTGATGTCCACTATGCTCCGCCCCCAACCGGCGTCCTTGAAGTCACAGTGAACCCACCGGAAAATGCATACTCGCTGCATATTCAG GTTGAGTACAAAGGACTTACGGACACCTACGACATGAACAAGCCTTCCTGGCTGATCGAGAAAGGAAATATTCAACTTTCCCAGAGCAATTCATCAATG ATTGGCGAAAGAGTTGATTTCAAACTGCTCAGTGCTGATCCGATGGACAAGATATTCTTTACG GTGATCAACAATAACCACGTGGTCCAGTCAGGCATCCTCAACTGCAGCGGGTCACGAACTGAGAACATTGTCTTTAAGGTCACCGACGAAATGAAGCCGTACAGTAAACTCATCGTGTACTACTTCACAACTTCCGGCTGGAACGCAGACTCTATCTACTTTGTGGCCACCACTTCCGCTGATGTATTCACAAACAAA gtTGCGATTTCCTTTGACCGAAATACTGCGGAACCAGCTGAGAATGTAACCCTGCAAATAAGCACTGACCCTCGGTCGATGGTCAATATCTTGGCTGTAGACCAGAGTGTGATGCTGATGgcgacaggaaatgacgtcacgcAGAAAAAC GTCATAACGTCACTTCGTCCTGATGATCACCCGTCTTCAAATGCCAATGAAATGCATGACCCACAACAAATCATGAAG ACGTCGGGAATACAAGTCCTGTCGGATGTAATAGGTTTTTCCTGGGCTCAGCCACTCTACAAACGTCAGGTAGATTGTGGACCCCAAA CCACGTACGCACCATTACAATATCCCACTTGGGTACCGGGAATGCTTCCCACACCCGCACCAGGATTAACATACCCTCCAAGGACGTTCCTACCATTAACAACAATTGCGGGTTCAACATATGCACACGCATTTTATCCAACTTTTATTCCTG GCCCAATGGCAGGTGTTGACAATGGTGGTTCACCGACAGGAAGTGGAGGTTCAGGTGGTGCTCCTCTACAGCAGGTTACACATACCAGAGACTTCTTCCCAGAAACCTGGCTTTGGACAAGCGTCGTTTCTGA TCAAACTGGTACCGCCACAGTGTCAGCCACAGTCCCTGATACCATAACGTCCTGGTACGCCACAGCCTTCTCCATCAACAAACAGACTGGACTGGGAATCACGGACGGTCCAACAAAG TTCACGACATTCCGCCCATTCTTCATCAACCTCAATCTGCCCTACTCCGTGATTCGAGGCGAGCAGGTCGTGCTTCAGGCCAACGTTTTCAACTACATGGGACAGGACATTAAC GTAGTTGTTACCCTCGATAAATCATCCGATTTCGACGTGGTTCAGAACAAAAGCGGTCACTTGAGCTACAACTCCGTAGACGTTGTCAAGCAAGTCACA ATCAAGGTCGGAGAGGCAGCATCCGTGTTCGTTCCTATTATCCCCCGCATTGTCGGCATGGCGGAAATCTCAGTGAAGGCCCAGTCTACGCTTTCCGCTGATGGCGTCAAAAGGCAGCTAAGAGTGGAAGCTGAAGGCAAGAAGATGCACTTCAATGTTCCGGTTCTTTTGAGCAAGCTCAACCCCACGGACGTTCAGTTAGCTTTCCCGGAAAATATCGTGCCCGATTCGCAGAAAATCCAGGTGTCAGCTATAG GTGACATCATGGGTCCAACTCTAAAGAACTTAAAATCCCTGCTTCGCCTGCCAACCGGATGTGGCGAGCAGACGATGACCAGCCTGGCCCCGGATGTCTTTGTTTACAAGTACCTCAACACTTCTGGTCAGCTGACACCGGATGTGGCTGAGATGGCCTTGCATTACATTCAGCAAG GTTATCAACGCGAACTGACGTTCCAGAGAATCGATTCTTCATTCAGTATTTGGGGCAAGAATGACAATATGGGTAGCATGTG GCTCACTGCGTTTGTCCTGAAGTCCTTTGCCCAAGCCTCGCCGTACATTTATGTGTCTGACGCCGTTATTGCCAATGCTGCAAGATGGATGACCAGTTACCAGAGTTCGGACGGCTCTTTCCCGGTCGTGGGATCGGTGCATAGCACTCAACTGCAG GGAGGCGGAACATCTGTTTACAGTTTGACAGCATTTGTGCTGATTGCACTCGTGGAAAGTGAGCGTATCTTAAAG AACGACTACCGTATTACAAACAGCGCAGCCAGAGCCAGGGCATATCTTGAACAACATCTCGACAATCCAATGAATGTACAAAATATGGCAATTATGAACGACACGTATGACCTCGCTATTGCGGCGTATGCGCTGGCAATGGCCGGAAGTTCAAAGTCTTTCTTTGCATACACAAGGCTTAACCTGAGAGCTACGTTGACCAATG ATGGCATGAAGTACTGGAAGTTACCCGGTCCACAAAACACCTACAACTACTGGGAAACATTTTACGCCAAGGAGTCTCCACTCTCTGTAGAGGCCACATCGTACGTCCTTCTCTACCTCGTGCAAACCAGACAACTCTCCGAAGGCATGCCAGTCATGAAGTGGCTCGTCTCCCAGCGAAACTCTCTCGGTGGCTTTACGTCCACGCAAGACACTGTCCTGGGTTTGCAGGCCTTATCAGAGTTTGCGTTCATCACATCGAGTAATCTTGACCTCAGCATTGACGTTGCCGCCCACAACTTCCATAAGAAGCTCCATGTTACAAAGAATGATGCAATGGTTCTGAAACTGCTCGAT ATTCCATTCAGTGCCATTTCCACGTTCCGTCCACATGGTTCCCAGACAACTCCTGCTAACTATGAACCGCCATCAGTATCACTGGAAGCTCATGGGAATGGAACTGCTCTCGTACAG GTGTCTGTGTCATTCAACGTCGAGACTGAACCTTCCCAGCCTGCCTTCAACCTCACAGCCGAAGTGGTCCAGGATTCGCTGCACTCCATCGTTGTCAAAACATGCGCAAG ATACCTGTATGCGTACTACCATGGACCGGGCATGGCCGTCGTAGAGATTGATGTTCCCACTGGATTTGAGGCGGACCTCGAGAGCCGATTCTCTGATATTTCTCTGTCGAGGAAATCTGAAATCAAGGACCAGAAAACCGTTGTGCTTTACTATGACGAG atcaATCCAAACATAGAGACCTGCTCCTTTGTGGAGATGATCCGCTCTGACCTCGTGGCCAACGTCAAGCCGTCCTCAGTCAGGGTCTATGACTACTATGAACCAG AACGTTTCAAGGCTCTGACCTTCTACCAGTCCTCTATCCTGAGGGACTCATCCTTCTGTGACATCTGTGCCAACTGTGGCTGTTAA